The following are encoded together in the Vigna unguiculata cultivar IT97K-499-35 chromosome 2, ASM411807v1, whole genome shotgun sequence genome:
- the LOC114173778 gene encoding kinesin-like protein KIN-14I isoform X2, translating into MTIDVPPSSAHSVRTNRSSFGSSNGSEATPLHNYASVSNGDGYDSDGSNFAPSTPTTLSSAIPAELAGAVPLIDKFQVEGFLKLMHKQIQSAGKRGFFSKRSVGPQVREKFTFEDMLCFQKDPIPTSLLKLNSDLASRATKLFLIILKYIGADSSDRVTPLNFDERVELVGKLYKQCLKRSELRDELFLQISKQTRNNPERECLIKAWELMYLCALSMPPSKDIGAYLSEYVHNVAHGVLADPQIRALALNTLNALKHSVKAGPRHIIPGPIEIEAMLTGKKLTTIVFFLDETFEEITYDLSTTVADAVEELAGIIKLSTYSSFSLFECRKVVTGSKSPDSGNEEYIGLDDNKYIGDLLAEFKAVKERSKGEILHCKLIFKKKLFRDSDEAVTDPMFLQLSYVQLQHDYILGNYPIGKDDASQLSALQILAEIGFVRRPESCTDWNSFLERFLPRQIAMTRAKREWELDILSCYHSLAHVTKDDARQQFLHILRTIPYGFSVFFNVRKIDDPIGLLPGRIILGINKRGVHFFRPVPKEYMHSAELRDIMQFGSSNTAVFFKMRVAGVLHIFQFETKQGEEICVALQTHINDVMLRRYSKARSTVGGSLNEDTSTNFKPSNLELYEKRVQDLSKLVEESQTNADQLLEKLRQKHKQEEEMLQELDGLKKSLKADKQSLAEVTDDRDKLRSLCLEKDKELQAKILEKRNMEAQMAKLSNQVTENATKNDLLQADNQVSQKLEDDLKLCKGELLEAEETIKSLRSEKLILERKLFEFEKKSEEEISSLQCKLEQERKNLNSHAHDLERKLDMLRQELTVAKSTLSVKDSELAALKNNLDELEELREMKEDIDRKNEQTAAILKMQAAQLGEMELLYKEEQVLRKRYFNTIEDMKGKIRVYCRLRPLSEKEIANKERDSLTTVDEFTVEHPWKDDKAKQHIYDRVFDGYSTQEDVFEDTRYLVQSAVDGYNVCIFAYGQTGSGKTFTIYGAENNPGLTPRATAELFRILRRDSNKYSFSLKAYMLELYQDTLVDLLLPKNSKRLKLDIKKDSKGMVAVENVTIVSISNVEELNSIIQRGSEQRHTSGTRMNDESSRSHLILSIVIESTNLQSQSTARGKLSFVDLAGSERIKKSGSEGNQLKEAQSINKSLSALGDVISALSSGGQHIPYRNHKLTMLMSDSLGGNAKTLMFVNVSPTESSLDETHNSLMYASRVRSIVNDPSKNVSSKEIARLKKLVAYWKEQAGRRGEDEELEEIQEERPTKEKSDGRHSM; encoded by the exons ATGACCATTGACGTGCCACCGTCCAGTGCCCATAGTGTTAGAACAAACAGATCTTCCTTTGGTTCTAGCAATGGCAGTGAGGCTACTCCATTACACAACTATGCATCTGTTAGCAATGGTGATGGCTATGACAGTGATGGCTCTAATTTCGCACCATC TACACCAACAACCCTATCAAGTGCTATTCCAGCAGAACTCGCTGGAGCTGTACCCTTGATTGATAAATTCCAG GTGGAAGGATTCTTGAAACTGATGCATAAACAAATTCAGTCTGCTGGAAAACGtggatttttttcaaaaagatcCGTGGGACCCCAAGTTCGAGAGAAATTTACATTTGAGGACATGCTTTGTTTCCAAAAA GATCCAATACCTACGTCTTTGCTTAAGCTGAACAGTGACTTGGCAAGCCGAGCaacaaagttatttttaataattttgaaatatatcgGAGCTGATTCATCTGACCGTGTAACTCCATTAAACTTTGATGAACGAGTTGAGCTTGTTGGTAAATTATACAAGCAGTGTTTGAAGCGTTCAGAACTCCGAGATGAACTTTTTCTCCAGATATCAAAACAAACGAGAAACAACCCTGAGAG GGAATGCTTGATTAAAGCATGGGAGCTAATGTATTTATGTGCTTTGTCCATGCCTCCCAGTAAAGACATTGGAGCATATTTGTCAGAATATGTTCATAACGTAGCACATGGTGTGCTTGCTGATCCTCAGATTCGAGCCCTTGCTTTAAATACGTTAAATGCTTTGAAGCACTCTGTCAAGGCAGGTCCTAGACATATAATACCTGGACCTATCGAGATTGAAGCCATGTTGACTGGGAAAAAGCTTACAACTATAGTGTTCTTCCTGGATGAAACATTTGAAGAAATTACATATGACTTGTCAACAACAGTTGCTGATGCCGTTGAG GAACTTGCCGGGATCATTAAATTGTCAACATACTCGAGCTTTAGCTTGTTTGAATGTCGTAAAGTTGTTACCGGTTCCAAGTCGCCGGATTCTGGGAATG AGGAGTACATTGGATTagatgataataaatatatcgGGGATCTGCTGGCGGAATTTAAGGCAGTTAAAGAACGAAGTAAGGGAGAAATTCTGCACTGTAAGCTAATATTCAAGAAAAAGTTATTTCGTGACTCAGATGAAGCTGTCACAGATCCAATGTTTTTGCAGTTGTCCTATGTACAA TTGCAGCATGATTATATTTTGGGTAACTATCCTATTGGAAAGGATGACGCTTCCCAGCTTTCTGCACTGCAAATCTTGGCTGAGATAGGATTTGTTAGAAGACCAGAATCATGCAC TGACTGGAATTCATTCCTGGAGCGATTTCTACCTAGACAAATTGCAATGACTCGAGCAAAACGGGAATGGGAGTTGGACATTCTTTCTTGCTATCATTCACTG GCGCATGTGACTAAAGATGATGCAAGACAACAATTTCTCCATATATTGAGAACAATTCCTTATGGATTTTCTGTTTTCTTCAATGTTCGCAAAATTGATGATCCAATTGGACTCTTGCCTGGAAGAATTATTTTGGGAATCAATAAAAGAGGG GTCCATTTTTTCCGTCCTGTTCCCAAGGAGTATATGCACTCTGCCGAGTTGAGAGATATAATGCAATTTGGAAGCAGCAATACTgcagtattttttaaaatgcgaGTTGCAGGTGTTCTTCACATATTTCAGTTTGAGACAAAGCAG GGAGAAGAAATCTGTGTAGCCCTTCAGACACACATAAATGATGTTATGCTGCGACGTTATTCCAAAGCTCGATCTACCGTGGGTGGTTCTCTGAATGAGGATACTTCTACTAACTTTAAGCCTTCTAATTTGGAATTATATGAGAAGCGTGTTCAAGATTTATCAAAACTTGTTGAAGAGTCTCAAACAAATGCTGATCAA TTGCTAGAGAAATTACGTCAGAAGCATAAACAAGAAGAGGAAATGCTACAAGAATTAGATGGCTTAAAAAAGTCTTTAAAAGCTGATAAGCAGAGTCTTGCAGAAGTTACTGATGACCGTGACAAACTTAGGTCTTTATGCTTAGAAAAAGATAAGGAACTTCAG GCTAAAATTCTCGAGAAAAGAAACATGGAAGCACAGATGGCCAAGCTGAGTAATCAGGTTACTGAAAACGCCACAAAAAATGACCTGCTTCAAGCAGATAACCAA GTGTCACAAAAACTTGAAGACGACCTAAAATTATGTAAAGGTGAGCTGCTTGAAGCTGAAGAGACCATCAAAAGCTTGAGAAGTGAAAAGTTGATTTTGGAACGGAAGCTATTTGAGTTTGAGAAGAAGAGTGAAGAAGAG ATTAGTTCTCTACAATGTAAACTTGAGCAAGAACGCAAGAATTTGAACTCTCATGCACATGACCTTGAACGAAAACTGGATATGCTTAGACAAGAATTGACTGTGGCCAAGTCTACACTTTCAGTCAAGGACTCTGAATTGGCTGCTTTGAAGAACAATTTAGATGAACTAGAAGAATTGAGAGAaatgaaagag GACATTGATAGAAAGAATGAACAGACAGCAGCCATTCTGAAGATGCAAGCGGCTCAACTAGGTGAAATGGAATTGCTGTATAAGGAAGAGCAGGTTCTAAGAAAGAGATATTTTAATACCATAGAAG ATATGAAAGGCAAAATAAGAGTTTATTGTCGGTTAAGACCTCTTAGTGAAAAAGAGATTGCAAACAAAGAAAGAGATTCTCTTACTACTGTTGATGAGTTTACAGTTGAGCACCCATGGAAAGATGACAAAGCAAAACAACACATATACGATCGTGTATTTGATGGTTATTCCACTCAAGAAGATGTATTTGAGGATACTAGG TACCTAGTGCAATCTGCTGTAGATGGTTATAATGTTTGCATATTTGCTTATGGTCAAACTGGTTCTGGAAAGACTTTTACAATCTATGGAGCTGAAAACAATCCTGGACTCACCCCACGTGCCACTGCAGAACTTTTTAGGATTTTAAGAAGAGATAGTAACAAGTATTCTTTTTCCTTGAAG GCATATATGTTGGAGTTATATCAAGATACACTTGTAGATCTTCTGTTACCCAAGAATTCAAAGCGTTTAAAATTGGATATTAAGAAGGATTCAAAG GGAATGGTAGCAGTTGAAAACGTAACAATTGTGTCCATTTCTAATGTGGAGGAATTAAACAGCATAATACAGAGGGGATCTGAGCAGCGGCATACATCAGGGACACGAATGAATGATGAAAGCTCAAGATCTCATCTCATACTATCAATTGTCATTGAAAGTACCAACCTTCAAAGCCAATCAACTGCAAGGGGAAAG TTAAGTTTTGTGGATCTTGCTGGGTCAGAGAGAATAAAAAAGTCAGGTTCAGAAGGTAATCAACTTAAAGAAGCTCAAAGTATCAACAAATCATTATCAGCACTAGGAGATGTTATCAGTGCTTTGTCTTCTGGTGGTCAACACATACCTTACAGAAATCATAAGTTAACGATGTTGATGAGTGACTCACTTGGGGGTAATGCCAAAACTCTCATGTTTGTGAATGTATCTCCAACAGAATCAAGCTTGGATGAGACACATAACTCTCTCAT GTATGCATCACGAGTGAGATCAATTGTGAATGATCCAAGCAAAAATGTTTCTTCAAAAGAAATAGCTCGACTGAAGAAACTGGTTGCATATTGGAAGGAGCAAGCAGGTAGAAGAGGAGAGGATGAAGAGTTggaagaaattcaagaagaaaGACCAACTAAAGAGAAGAGTGATGGGAGGCATTCTATGTAG
- the LOC114173778 gene encoding kinesin-like protein KIN-14I isoform X1, translating to MTIDVPPSSAHSVRTNRSSFGSSNGSEATPLHNYASVSNGDGYDSDGSNFAPSTPTTLSSAIPAELAGAVPLIDKFQVEGFLKLMHKQIQSAGKRGFFSKRSVGPQVREKFTFEDMLCFQKDPIPTSLLKLNSDLASRATKLFLIILKYIGADSSDRVTPLNFDERVELVGKLYKQCLKRSELRDELFLQISKQTRNNPERECLIKAWELMYLCALSMPPSKDIGAYLSEYVHNVAHGVLADPQIRALALNTLNALKHSVKAGPRHIIPGPIEIEAMLTGKKLTTIVFFLDETFEEITYDLSTTVADAVEELAGIIKLSTYSSFSLFECRKVVTGSKSPDSGNEEYIGLDDNKYIGDLLAEFKAVKERSKGEILHCKLIFKKKLFRDSDEAVTDPMFLQLSYVQLQHDYILGNYPIGKDDASQLSALQILAEIGFVRRPESCTDWNSFLERFLPRQIAMTRAKREWELDILSCYHSLAHVTKDDARQQFLHILRTIPYGFSVFFNVRKIDDPIGLLPGRIILGINKRGVHFFRPVPKEYMHSAELRDIMQFGSSNTAVFFKMRVAGVLHIFQFETKQVLACSLFCGGLGSFFSSLNQCHYIILLKGEEICVALQTHINDVMLRRYSKARSTVGGSLNEDTSTNFKPSNLELYEKRVQDLSKLVEESQTNADQLLEKLRQKHKQEEEMLQELDGLKKSLKADKQSLAEVTDDRDKLRSLCLEKDKELQAKILEKRNMEAQMAKLSNQVTENATKNDLLQADNQVSQKLEDDLKLCKGELLEAEETIKSLRSEKLILERKLFEFEKKSEEEISSLQCKLEQERKNLNSHAHDLERKLDMLRQELTVAKSTLSVKDSELAALKNNLDELEELREMKEDIDRKNEQTAAILKMQAAQLGEMELLYKEEQVLRKRYFNTIEDMKGKIRVYCRLRPLSEKEIANKERDSLTTVDEFTVEHPWKDDKAKQHIYDRVFDGYSTQEDVFEDTRYLVQSAVDGYNVCIFAYGQTGSGKTFTIYGAENNPGLTPRATAELFRILRRDSNKYSFSLKAYMLELYQDTLVDLLLPKNSKRLKLDIKKDSKGMVAVENVTIVSISNVEELNSIIQRGSEQRHTSGTRMNDESSRSHLILSIVIESTNLQSQSTARGKLSFVDLAGSERIKKSGSEGNQLKEAQSINKSLSALGDVISALSSGGQHIPYRNHKLTMLMSDSLGGNAKTLMFVNVSPTESSLDETHNSLMYASRVRSIVNDPSKNVSSKEIARLKKLVAYWKEQAGRRGEDEELEEIQEERPTKEKSDGRHSM from the exons ATGACCATTGACGTGCCACCGTCCAGTGCCCATAGTGTTAGAACAAACAGATCTTCCTTTGGTTCTAGCAATGGCAGTGAGGCTACTCCATTACACAACTATGCATCTGTTAGCAATGGTGATGGCTATGACAGTGATGGCTCTAATTTCGCACCATC TACACCAACAACCCTATCAAGTGCTATTCCAGCAGAACTCGCTGGAGCTGTACCCTTGATTGATAAATTCCAG GTGGAAGGATTCTTGAAACTGATGCATAAACAAATTCAGTCTGCTGGAAAACGtggatttttttcaaaaagatcCGTGGGACCCCAAGTTCGAGAGAAATTTACATTTGAGGACATGCTTTGTTTCCAAAAA GATCCAATACCTACGTCTTTGCTTAAGCTGAACAGTGACTTGGCAAGCCGAGCaacaaagttatttttaataattttgaaatatatcgGAGCTGATTCATCTGACCGTGTAACTCCATTAAACTTTGATGAACGAGTTGAGCTTGTTGGTAAATTATACAAGCAGTGTTTGAAGCGTTCAGAACTCCGAGATGAACTTTTTCTCCAGATATCAAAACAAACGAGAAACAACCCTGAGAG GGAATGCTTGATTAAAGCATGGGAGCTAATGTATTTATGTGCTTTGTCCATGCCTCCCAGTAAAGACATTGGAGCATATTTGTCAGAATATGTTCATAACGTAGCACATGGTGTGCTTGCTGATCCTCAGATTCGAGCCCTTGCTTTAAATACGTTAAATGCTTTGAAGCACTCTGTCAAGGCAGGTCCTAGACATATAATACCTGGACCTATCGAGATTGAAGCCATGTTGACTGGGAAAAAGCTTACAACTATAGTGTTCTTCCTGGATGAAACATTTGAAGAAATTACATATGACTTGTCAACAACAGTTGCTGATGCCGTTGAG GAACTTGCCGGGATCATTAAATTGTCAACATACTCGAGCTTTAGCTTGTTTGAATGTCGTAAAGTTGTTACCGGTTCCAAGTCGCCGGATTCTGGGAATG AGGAGTACATTGGATTagatgataataaatatatcgGGGATCTGCTGGCGGAATTTAAGGCAGTTAAAGAACGAAGTAAGGGAGAAATTCTGCACTGTAAGCTAATATTCAAGAAAAAGTTATTTCGTGACTCAGATGAAGCTGTCACAGATCCAATGTTTTTGCAGTTGTCCTATGTACAA TTGCAGCATGATTATATTTTGGGTAACTATCCTATTGGAAAGGATGACGCTTCCCAGCTTTCTGCACTGCAAATCTTGGCTGAGATAGGATTTGTTAGAAGACCAGAATCATGCAC TGACTGGAATTCATTCCTGGAGCGATTTCTACCTAGACAAATTGCAATGACTCGAGCAAAACGGGAATGGGAGTTGGACATTCTTTCTTGCTATCATTCACTG GCGCATGTGACTAAAGATGATGCAAGACAACAATTTCTCCATATATTGAGAACAATTCCTTATGGATTTTCTGTTTTCTTCAATGTTCGCAAAATTGATGATCCAATTGGACTCTTGCCTGGAAGAATTATTTTGGGAATCAATAAAAGAGGG GTCCATTTTTTCCGTCCTGTTCCCAAGGAGTATATGCACTCTGCCGAGTTGAGAGATATAATGCAATTTGGAAGCAGCAATACTgcagtattttttaaaatgcgaGTTGCAGGTGTTCTTCACATATTTCAGTTTGAGACAAAGCAGGTATTGGCATGTTCTTTGTTTTGTGGTGGACTTGGTTCATTCTTTTCCTCACTAAATCAATGTCATTATATCATTCTTTTGAAGGGAGAAGAAATCTGTGTAGCCCTTCAGACACACATAAATGATGTTATGCTGCGACGTTATTCCAAAGCTCGATCTACCGTGGGTGGTTCTCTGAATGAGGATACTTCTACTAACTTTAAGCCTTCTAATTTGGAATTATATGAGAAGCGTGTTCAAGATTTATCAAAACTTGTTGAAGAGTCTCAAACAAATGCTGATCAA TTGCTAGAGAAATTACGTCAGAAGCATAAACAAGAAGAGGAAATGCTACAAGAATTAGATGGCTTAAAAAAGTCTTTAAAAGCTGATAAGCAGAGTCTTGCAGAAGTTACTGATGACCGTGACAAACTTAGGTCTTTATGCTTAGAAAAAGATAAGGAACTTCAG GCTAAAATTCTCGAGAAAAGAAACATGGAAGCACAGATGGCCAAGCTGAGTAATCAGGTTACTGAAAACGCCACAAAAAATGACCTGCTTCAAGCAGATAACCAA GTGTCACAAAAACTTGAAGACGACCTAAAATTATGTAAAGGTGAGCTGCTTGAAGCTGAAGAGACCATCAAAAGCTTGAGAAGTGAAAAGTTGATTTTGGAACGGAAGCTATTTGAGTTTGAGAAGAAGAGTGAAGAAGAG ATTAGTTCTCTACAATGTAAACTTGAGCAAGAACGCAAGAATTTGAACTCTCATGCACATGACCTTGAACGAAAACTGGATATGCTTAGACAAGAATTGACTGTGGCCAAGTCTACACTTTCAGTCAAGGACTCTGAATTGGCTGCTTTGAAGAACAATTTAGATGAACTAGAAGAATTGAGAGAaatgaaagag GACATTGATAGAAAGAATGAACAGACAGCAGCCATTCTGAAGATGCAAGCGGCTCAACTAGGTGAAATGGAATTGCTGTATAAGGAAGAGCAGGTTCTAAGAAAGAGATATTTTAATACCATAGAAG ATATGAAAGGCAAAATAAGAGTTTATTGTCGGTTAAGACCTCTTAGTGAAAAAGAGATTGCAAACAAAGAAAGAGATTCTCTTACTACTGTTGATGAGTTTACAGTTGAGCACCCATGGAAAGATGACAAAGCAAAACAACACATATACGATCGTGTATTTGATGGTTATTCCACTCAAGAAGATGTATTTGAGGATACTAGG TACCTAGTGCAATCTGCTGTAGATGGTTATAATGTTTGCATATTTGCTTATGGTCAAACTGGTTCTGGAAAGACTTTTACAATCTATGGAGCTGAAAACAATCCTGGACTCACCCCACGTGCCACTGCAGAACTTTTTAGGATTTTAAGAAGAGATAGTAACAAGTATTCTTTTTCCTTGAAG GCATATATGTTGGAGTTATATCAAGATACACTTGTAGATCTTCTGTTACCCAAGAATTCAAAGCGTTTAAAATTGGATATTAAGAAGGATTCAAAG GGAATGGTAGCAGTTGAAAACGTAACAATTGTGTCCATTTCTAATGTGGAGGAATTAAACAGCATAATACAGAGGGGATCTGAGCAGCGGCATACATCAGGGACACGAATGAATGATGAAAGCTCAAGATCTCATCTCATACTATCAATTGTCATTGAAAGTACCAACCTTCAAAGCCAATCAACTGCAAGGGGAAAG TTAAGTTTTGTGGATCTTGCTGGGTCAGAGAGAATAAAAAAGTCAGGTTCAGAAGGTAATCAACTTAAAGAAGCTCAAAGTATCAACAAATCATTATCAGCACTAGGAGATGTTATCAGTGCTTTGTCTTCTGGTGGTCAACACATACCTTACAGAAATCATAAGTTAACGATGTTGATGAGTGACTCACTTGGGGGTAATGCCAAAACTCTCATGTTTGTGAATGTATCTCCAACAGAATCAAGCTTGGATGAGACACATAACTCTCTCAT GTATGCATCACGAGTGAGATCAATTGTGAATGATCCAAGCAAAAATGTTTCTTCAAAAGAAATAGCTCGACTGAAGAAACTGGTTGCATATTGGAAGGAGCAAGCAGGTAGAAGAGGAGAGGATGAAGAGTTggaagaaattcaagaagaaaGACCAACTAAAGAGAAGAGTGATGGGAGGCATTCTATGTAG
- the LOC114171345 gene encoding 2-oxoglutarate-dependent dioxygenase DAO-like → MEESNIPVIDMEKIDCEEEECKKLREACERWGCFRIINHSIPATLMGEMKKVNEALLDLPMEIKKRNTEVIAGSGYMAPSAVNPFYEALSLYDLGSSQAMHNFCSQLHASSQQREIVKRYGEAIHGLAVKIGEKMAESLGVVVDDFKDWPCQFRINKYNFTPEAVGSSGVQIHTDSGFLTILQDDENVGGLEVFNASASFVAVPPFPGTLLVNLGDIARVWSNGRFCNLIHRVQCKEASKRFSIATFMLAPRNRNVEAPEELLDHDHPRLYRPFIYEDYRKLRVSNKMHTGEALELLRLA, encoded by the exons ATGGAAGAGAGCAATATTCCAGTGATTGATATGGAGAAAATTGATTGTGAGGAAGAGGAGTGCAAGAAGCTAAGAGAGGCATGTGAAAGATGGGGTTGTTTCAGGATCATCAACCACTCTATTCCTGCAACCCTAATGGGTGAGATGAAGAAGGTGAATGAAGCTCTGCTTGATCTTCCCATGGAGATCAAAAAACGCAACACAGAAGTCATTGCAGGCAGTGGTTACATGGCACCAAGTGCTGTCAACCCTTTCTATGAGGCCCTTAGTCTCTATGATTTGGGTTCTTCACAAGCTATGCACAATTTCTGCTCTCAACTCCATGCCTCTTCCCAACAGAG GGAAATCGTGAAGAGATATGGGGAAGCAATTCATGGTTTGGCAGTGAAGATAGGAGAAAAGATGGCTGAATCATTAGGAGTAGTGGTTGATGATTTCAAAGACTGGCCATGCCAGTTCAGAATCAACAAATACAACTTCACCCCTGAAGCAGTAGGGTCCAGTGGAGTTCAGATACACACAGATTCAGGCTTCTTAACCATTCTTCaagatgatgaaaatgttggtGGCCTCGAAGTGTTCAACGCTTCTGCTTCATTTGTGGCAGTCCCTCCTTTCCCTGGGACGCTCTTAGTCAATCTTGGAGACATTGCTCGT GTGTGGAGCAATGGAAGGTTTTGCAATTTGATACACCGTGTGCAATGCAAGGAAGCCAGCAAACGTTTTTCAATTGCTACATTTATGTTGGCACCAAGGAATAGGAATGTTGAGGCCCCAGAGGAACTGCTGGATCATGATCATCCTCGTTTATATCGACCTTTTATTTATGAAGATTATAGGAAGCTCCGAGTTAGCAACAAGATGCACACTGGTGAAGCCTTGGAGTTGTTACGCTTGGCCTAG